The DNA segment TACTGATGTGTTCTGTCGATAATCTGCCTGCCCAATTGCCCCGGGAAGCAACACAGTTTTTTGGAGACCAGCTGTTTCCTTACATGAATGACATTGTAAGATTCTAGCATGTACTGCATACATAAATATATGCACTTGTATATTTATTTTCGACACACACGGTACAAGTTTAAGTCCCAAGGCCATAAGAtctgaattatatttttgtcctACATCCATAATCGCCAGCATTATGTTCAGGTTCAAAATGATGCCAAATCATCGTTTGAAAACATTGGAAATAACATATCTCCTGTAGTGAAAAACGTAAGTTGGTGTTCCTGTGGTATGATGAAGTATTTCAAACGTGTTTGCTAGCCTACTTTTGGTATTTGAGAAGCTTACTGATATTCAGCAATTGTTCACTTTTTGCTTTCCAATTAGACAACTTCATACCAATATCAACtgcatatttttttcattttatgatCCCACTATTTCTACTACAGTCTTTTACATTCAATCTCAATCAGTATTTTATGTGTAGATgcttgtttgtattttgtgcAAGAGtgaatttgttaaatattaacaGGCAATCATTGCGTCTAATGGCAAACTCACTCCAAAATACGAGTACATTCAGGAAATGCGACGGAAGAGGTAAAAGGCTGTTTTAGAAATAAGATTATTTATGCACAGGATATTGCATCGTGTGAATGTATCTATGTatgtttttatctttaaaGAACGCAAGAAGGGGCAATGTGGCGCACATCGACAGAAAATCATAAAGTTCTTGTTCTTGGAGCCGGCTTTGTATCGGAACCACTAATTGATTACTTGACAAAGCATAATGACACGGCAGTAACAGTTGGTAAGTCCACAatcaaaagtattttatttttaaaagtaggATTCTTTTTAAACTGCCGGACATGTGAGCATCTGCATTGTTTATGCAGTTTCATCACAGCCACATGAAGTAAAAAGGCTGCTACGCAAGTATAAGCACACTAGCCCCATCCATCTTGATGTGAAGAATGAACAAGCTCGTCTTGAGGAACTAATTAAAGGCCATGATCTGGTTGTGAGGTAGTGTTGTTTTTAGCTGTCACATACCGGTTTGTTGCATACTAGTGGAAAATTTGATATGTTTTgtagttattattttttttccaaaaaggCATAAATTACTGTATTTTACTGATCCTAAAGTACATGTATTGTTTCAGTTCATCTTTGCATACCCACCCATTACCATTATCATACCCAATCATTACCCTTTTCTACAAAGTTTACTTTTTCTTTAGTCTTCTGCCATACACTCTTCACCCAGATGTTGCAAGCTTATGCATTGCTCATAAGAAAAATATGGTCACTGCAAGCTACGTTTCACCAGCAATGAAGAAACTTCACGACAGGTAgattatatttgaaatgcTTTTGCTTTAATATTGCAATGATGCTGGTTGAAATGCCTTTCCTGGTGTTTATTAATGTAGCCAACTTATTGTATCAATGATCATGGCATGCTTGTTGAAATAAGGTTAAACCACGAGTGTTTGTTTTAGTAACATTGCTTTAAATCTAGTTGTTCGATTTTGGTCAAATTTTTAGGATAGTTTGGCTCTGATACAAGAAAAAGGTGGTTAATTTTAGGCCATGCTACTTAGGAGAATACTGTACCAGTTTAAACCCGATTACCCATCACATCATCTCTGCAACAGAATTAAGGGGAAAACCCCTCCCTGCAAAAAAATAGGAGAGGACAGCACAGACAGATGTGTAGCATTGCCTGAAGTTTGATATATTGTAGAGTTTGATTAATTGTgatgattaaaacaattttactggaggaaaaagttaaaattttctaCATCTTTTTAGTTTACTGTTTAGtttttagtttactttttaACTACTGCGATAAGTAAGAAATAGAACACTTATCAGCATCTCTTAAATCTATCAAACATGTGAGAGTAAACAAGCATTAGTCTGTGGTCGTTGGAACCATGCTacaccaaccaaccaaccaaccatgAAACCATGCTAATATATAACCAGAGTTCATTGGTTGTTAGgtgaaacaaactttttttaaccCTTTTCAATATGACCTGCGCTCAGCAATTATTACCTTTAATGAAATGGTCTTTAACGCCATCAAAATTAGGACACTTAGCTTGCCAGAGATGGGTGGATTAAATGTAGCCTACGTTtgacaaaataatttgaaatatttggttTAGAAAATAGGTTTACATTAGGCTTCTGATTATAGGGTTAAGTCTAGACGTGGTATACACAGAAAATTTTCATGGGGTGGTTTTGTGAGGAATGCACTCTCTGAATGCTTTtctaattatattttttactatttataaatatgttttaatagttttaatttatattcATCTGTTTATAGCGCTTTAGACGCAGGAATATCCGTTGTAATGGAAGTTGGGCTGGACCCAGGACTTGATCACATGCTTGCGATGGAGTGCTTTGATGACATCACAGCAAGGGGAGGGGAGGTAGGAAtatttgaagaaattcatTTTGTTCCTAATGTTTCAAACTATTCTTATTTGATTCAGATTTCTTCATTCATTTCCTGGTGCGGTGGCTTACCTGCACCTGAAGCATCTGACAATCCGCTGCGATATAAATTCAGGTGAGACAATCACTGTTTTCGGATTGTTTGCTTCTGCTTGTGATTATCGGTGTGATGGCGCGGGTTACAGCCTGGAAGTGTTTGCTTGCTAAAATACTTCGAAAGTTGGCTGAAGTTTACGTGAATAATGAATGCTTTAAATGTcttgcaaaaaacaaaaaaaaacaagaaaatctttttctGTTGTTATTAACAGTTTTATCCAGTTTCACTTTGGTGAAGTGTTTACCTCATATGTGATAAACAGTTCTTATTGTGGGATACGGCAAAAtgaaaattctttaaaatatgATCCTTAGCCCAGTGGCTTACATAACCAGTATTTGGCCCGTCCCCAACTATGCATTGCTGCGTGCGGatcaaaacattaatttttttctcaacTCTATGTTAATTAGTTGGAGTCCTATGGGTGTTCTCATGGTCACTCTTGCCCCATCCAAATACCTCATGAATGGACAGATAGTAGAGATGGAGGAAGGCGGGGACAATTATCGGAAGGGTTGCCTTCCAATCAGCTTCATGCCTGGCTTCAACCTGGAAGGCTTGCCGAATCGTGACTCGACTTCATACAAGGATGCATATGGTCTTAAAGATGCTCACACTGTGTTTCGTGGAACTCTTCGATACAAGGTACCATTTCTTTCTTAACTATCAAACGAtttgataaattaataaaGATGATGTTCAGGGTTATGCAGACGCCATCATTGGCTTACAAAATCTGGGAATTGTCAGTTTGCAGCCCAGTCCAGTTTTAGCTGAAGGCATCCCCAGTCTTTCATGGGTAAGTAACTTGATACCATTGTAATACGACATGAATCCATCGTGGTAAAAACTAAATTCCTTGCATTTCTTTAgaaacaattcatttcaaaaacaCTTGATGCAGATGAGGATATTTCTGCTGAGGATTTGAGGGATTTGGTGTTCAATACAGTGGAGCAAAAAGAAAGCCGATTGGCTGTTATAGAGGGGTATTGATATGACTTGAAAAGGATTACTGTTGGttacaaataaagaaaaacgaataataattttataaataaataccGATCTCTGACTAGTTTCCTGTTTTCTTTCCAAGATTGGGATTATTGAGCGACGCTTCAGTGCATGCTGGGTGTGAGACACCGATGGAAGCTCTCGCTCATCACCTTTTATCCAAATTAACTTTCGGTAAAAGGAATAGAGAATCAGTTAAGAAGTTAAATAAACtaatattataataaataaataatttcaaaaccatTTTCTTAGGTGAGGGGGAAAGAGATGTTATCATAATGAGACATGAAGTCGAAGCCATTTTTAAGAATGGCAAAACGGAACAACATAGCGTGGATTTGGTGGAATATGGTATTCCAAATGGATACACAGCAATGGCTAAAACTGTGGGCTACCCATGCGCCATTGCTGCGCGTATGCTTCTTCTGGGTACGTTgagtattattttttattacaccTGGCTAACGCAACATTTTGAATATTGCAGGTGACATTTGGTCGAGAATATCAGGTGTGTCGCCATTTTGGCGTCAACGTTATTGCAAAGTAGATCGTGTTGGTCTGTCGTCTATCAGTGCCataaattaacaattttttactgTATATTGGGATCGGTTTTGGGATACCGCATGATCTTGAATATAAGACgcacaaaaatatgaaaaataaatttatgtcGCCGTTGAatatgaatgaatgaatgaaatgaGTATAAGCCTCAAAGAATGAGTATAGTTTTACGCCCTTATATGTTAGCGAATGTAGTTCAACCGCTTTCCTTATGATTATTTGTTGAAGAAAAGTTTCTCCATGTTTTCATTAAAGAAAAATCCTTGGCTTAGTTTTATTCATGAAGGGCACGTCTTTTACCCGACATGCTCTCTCATGACACGTTCTCTCCAGATATTTTACTTTCTACCCCCACAAAAATCGAAAACTGGTAGAGATAAACCAAGTTTGGCATTCAGttctttgaaacttttttatcatgtcttattttcatttcaatgTTTAGgtgaaattttacaacaaacgTTTAGCGACGTTTAGGAAACATGTAACGACTTGTCACCCGCCAGCTAGGTTGccattaatattttaattgctgaatttaatttgtttgatgTTAGTTCATTTCAAGATGCTCAAAAGTTCAAAACCATTGGTTctttgatcttttttaatacTAGGGCGAAATTTAAAACCTGAATCAATTGATGGGTCGTACGAATATTTTTTCCACGAACTTACTCAGTCAACATGGGCAAAAAGTATCGTATAGAATAGATTTTATATGGTAAAACGGCTTCTGCAAATAAGTTTTCACATGAATGAAAGATATAAGTTGGCGCAATTTCAGTCAAAGACAGTTGTCTTATCGCCAATAGCAAAAATAACTCCGCAGTTATATTTAGCATAAGTTTAATAACAAGAGGACCAGCAGAAAGGATTTTCCATGTGACCTCTCAGAGCCCCAGTTCAAATCCATTGCTCTAATGTCTAGTCACTAGTTCTTAGGATTTGTTGTTTAATCATTGGCTATTTTACTCTTCCTGAATTATAATAGGTTtcatgttttgcttttttcagGAAAAATCCAAGACAAGGGCATGATTACCCCActtaaaaagcaaatatacCAACCCCTGTTGAAAGAGCTACGTCGTTTGGGGATCCAGTCGAAAACTAATGTTGTAAGCCAATAAAATGGTTTGCAATGACCAAATCACTGTAATACTGCGTTTAAGTGGTATGCAGGAAATGGGATTGACTTAATTAAAGATTTAGTACATAAAACTAGTTTTATGTACCGACTGGGCTTTTGTAATTCTAAAGGTTGGGTTGGTGATTTATAAGGAAGAAAGGCTTTCTTGATTGATAACAATCACTTGATTTAATATAGGTTTTTACTACACCTTCTGCAATAGCTAGCAGCTTGTGTCAAAGTGCCTGACTGGTATTAAGTTAATCCGATACTATGCATACCACCACCCTATGTATTACACATTGCACCGTAGTTTTTAGACCTGACTAAAAACCTCTCTTCGAGTTATATATTGCACAAACGCACAAACTcttacaaattttcaatcgtacTTTTATCCTACCATCACCAACTGTGCACTTTTGAAGTACAGGATGCAAACATTTTCCGagtgcaaacattttattaaaatgaaataaaacatagtTCATATAAACTCCTCGTGATGTAAAACAAGAGCCAAGGTAAACACTTTACCATCTGGCAGAATCGTTGTGATGACGTGGTCCAGcataaattcatttaaaatgcAGAAACCAACGATCTTCTAGGTAGGTTcatatttctttgaaatatCTTCATATTTTATCTGTTCGACTAGTCTTCCATCTAACGGACCCTGGAAGTAAAACGTAGTTACGAGTTTAGGCCCATTTTTTTATGAGAATTCACAGCATTAGGTCAAGCTTACTGCACATATCTTGACTGTAGCAGAGAAGGATTTGGTATCAACAGCCTCCATAGTTGCAGTGTTACCTCTGTATCCACCATTTACTATTGTAACTTTTCTTCCTGTTTTTAACATCAACAAGATTAGTGAGTGTTTTCCACAGTTCAGACCAACAAAATAGACCACAGGGTATACTTAGAATATACAGACCAATAGCTGGCAGTACAGTTTCCACATGCATTTGGTCAAGTTTTAGTTTTTCACCACTCTCAATCATCTTCACAACAGCTGtaaatctaaaacaaaatgtttcataTCACTGACTAACAAGGTCACAGGCAAAATGACTAATAACATTTGTAGTAATTGCAGTGTTTACATCAATGCCgatgaaaaaaaacataacagATTATTACTTCACACTACAGCGATATGGGTAATTGAGTATCCTCTCAATtcagtaaaattatttttcaaattaggGATATCTTGAGTCGCACTTGCAATTAGCTTGAGGCAAAGCATTCAGGAAACTTTATCTGTAAATAGGACATAGAGGCTCACTTGTCAATGACCTCTTTGATGACAccttttttcttgaaatatttttcacccAGTCGCTTCGTGATAACTTTCACCACAATTCCGGCATGAAGCCAATTCTCAGTGCGCAAGgaaacctttttctttttttcttcagcCTTCATAAAAAACGTAAGTTGTACTGGTACTAACGAGTCTTCTTTCATCATTGCTGATCAACATTTTTACTTCACTAATAAATTCATGTCATAAAACAATAATCTTTATGACATACAGCCATGATTTCATCCAACGCTGACTTCTTCTTAGTTTGTTTCTGTGTCGTTGATGGCTGCTTTCTTTTTCCCAGTAAATCGGGTGTTTTGGTTAAAGTTACTTTGGTTGATTTTTCTACAATTGCAAACGGGAAAAAAGTAATACTTCAACAAAAGAATGTGTAAACTTTGTTCATGAAATCTATAATATTGTTGATATTACCTCCGGAGAGAGTGGAAGCTTGCATGTTGAAAGCAACTTTTTCATCTCCGTCGCGCTTCAACTCTGTGAACTCGGGTTGGGAATCATTTGAACAACCAGCCTCCTGACCCCTCTTCACCATGTCTTCAATTGCTCTGATGATGAAAGGAAAAAacttaaatgtatttttcacCTAAAATCTGTTATCTTTTTATCATGaatcttttcacatttttaaaaacacttaCGAATGCTTAAAAACAATCGTCTTTATATCTACCTTGCCTGTCTTTCATCATCATCCTTTTCTTTTGCCTTTTGTTTCTCCAGTTCTTTTTGTCGTTGAAGTGTGAGTGGGTCTCTATCAATGTACTGAATAAACCACCCCTTTTCAGTTTCATCTACTTTGCAATACCCTGTTCATAGAAAATTGTGACAAATTCCCTTCCAGAAACAACTGCATATTTAAAAAAGAGGATATTTTAAAACACAGACAATGAACAacttttaacataaaacacaGAATACCTTCTCGGCCCAGCCATTTTGTGAACTGAGTAAGGGTGAGCCATTTTGTGGAATTCATATGAATATGTTCTTTAAAGCTGATGTATTCATTGTACACCTTTAAATAAGTTTATATATACTTTTCATAAGCAAAGAtttctttatttataaatAGCCTAACTGAACTATTGATGAATACTTTCTATATATACTTCAGATTTttatcagtagggtaaaataCTGCACTACTATACAGCCACTTACAACATTGTTGTGTACTCTCTTTGTTCCAAACCGCCTTTTcagcaaattcaaaaattcaTTTCGAAATTCATTTGAGAAAAAGTCATTAAACGCCCGGGGATTCTCTCCAGCAATTAACAGCTGTCGTTGATGAGACTCAGACATGCAATGACATTTAAATCCATTCTGTAAATATCAAATTATTTATGAGCAATATAATCTTGATTTGTATAGTTTATGCATAGCATAGGCGACATACAAGAGACATgtaaaatgaagtaatttTGATAGATTGTACAAGGTATTGGACTGCTTTGTATCTTGGTAGTTTCACATGATATTGTGCAAGCATAATATTTGAGACAAAAGTTTAGTGCAAGTAAGAAATTCAGGCGAAATGATAACATCATtagtttattttaacaataatttaTACCACAGATTAATGTTGCCTCAGTTCATTATCTCGCAGTTCATTCAACTACTATTCATGTTTAGgacttgaaaaatgtttttcttagTTTAACCAATGCTTTCATTTGTtgcaaagcaaaataaaatggtACATTCTTATATATTCTAATATTGTCGCAGTTGGTGATAACTCCAAAACAGACCAATAAGCATAATCCTTTTATCAGccaattttattgcaacattGTAAAAGCAGTTAGTTTTAATGtcagttttttaaaagtttaaaaggtGAAATATatctcaaaatatttgctAAGTTGTTAAATCATTACAATTTAGTCTTAATAACATGCTGCAAATAGCATTTAATACACTATACACAGAAACAAGTTTTGACAGCAACATTTAGGCAAACCTATCAAAGCTTCCTCACTTTTAGACTTTACGGTATGCAAGTGTGGAAGTATGGCATTGTTCAATGGGAAATTGTACaccacaatttttttcaattactgCTGCCTtataattctttgtttacttgcTATGAATCAAAGTTCATGCAAGCAACCAACTTTGCCtggtttgtttattacaaatcGGCGTGAAAGTGTAAAGGTTCCACATGCATGTTAATGAGTCTCAAGCGATCGTTTGTCATACTTTCGGCTATGGAAATTTGCAACCATCATACTGACATAATAACCCAGTTCCAATTATATGGTAATGCATTTGTATATATGGGTACTATAAAACCCTGTAATTATGCACACGTCAGGCAGCTAGCCTATTTTACCTCATCTCTGCATTGTTTTTGACACATTTGACAATACCATCTCAGCTTCTGCAATCCTTTGCATTTGATTCGATTGCTGATGGCTTTTGGTGTCAAAAACCCAGCTTTTTCCTTGCCCATTGTTCGTTACTGATTGAAGTTAGTCAGTTACCGTACGtcttttcacaacatttaGTTTCCCAGGTTTAAGCTTAACCTACGTACTGTAATTTATAGTTCTTCCaaaaaaatgcccaaaattaGGCAGTGCGCCTGTGTCGTAATCTAGCGCCGTAGTTTATTCTATAATGCAGTAATGCTGTAGCTTATTTCTAAACTGCTCATCATATAAGTTTGTTGTTAAGACGTGGCCGCAACTATAATGGCGTCTATCAAAAAGATGGGATTAGAAAATATTTGGATGCCCGACACAACGAAAAACGTAAACGCACTACGTATAATTATGTAATTGTAAAGTAACGagtaaaattgaaatattttgcaatatattttgtttgtaagtatCGATTAGTTTTGGAAATATAAAACCAATTTTAACAGGATGTCAATCAAAATTTTGGCGTTTAATTGTTCGGTAAAAAATAAGCTAACACCAAAATAACAGTAAAAGTTTCATTAAATCCAattatattttagtttttaaatattttttatttacaatgttttacaTCTTTTCTACCGTCACTGAAGCATTTAATGAACATCTGTTGAAGTTTGTGTAAACGTTTATCTAGCTCTATTCGGTTATTAACACATGTtcaaaaacacttttccatAATTGAGTACATCTCACGAGACGCAATCACTAAAACTGTGTGTTTTTGAACATTCTTAAATGTATGCACAGTTTAtagtcaaatttttttaaagaaatctaGCTTACGTTATTACCAGGAAGAGCATAGAGGTGTGCCCGCTATTATTTCTTAATATAAGATGTCAATGTCAGAGCAAGTTTGCATTATACGTCACGTTGCTGTGGTGTTTATAATGctgaaagttgaaaattagaCAGATAGTTGTGTTGCATAGAGAAACAGTCATTGGCATATTTGCGTTTATACTTTAACGTCAGTTTTATTGTTCATGTATGTTATATACGTTTAATACCATCTAAAATAATGATTGATTTGAGTGTTACTAGCCTTACGCCGTAGGATTTCTGTTTTCAGTCAATCAAATCATtcaatctttttgtttttggtcaaaagcgcggtggggacgaaaaatcaagccagttgctACTAGCACATGCCAATGAACAGGATGAAGTGGCAAAGCctaaaaggcttaaaacgtgctcaaaaataaTCAAGGTAATAATCGCTGATAACAACTAGCACAGCCACTAAACCCATAATTAGTGAAATCAATAAAACATGTTGacaacaagttgaaaaaagcGAAATTAAGCATatgagcaggtggtgtgttcaagcaacagatgattgaaaattgcttcaatgctgtacatcaatGGATAGGAAAAGAAAGCCCACCATATAAGAAACACCATACCGGGCAGGAGCCCGGTTTCTGGTGGCCATAACACTAATGAAAGGCAGTGTTGCTGAGCCCCAGTTTGTACAGCAAAAATGCACACCAATGATAATATTTGGAAGATAATCTTTTTAATGCCCTTAGGCAAGGCCTTAAAATTGCTTTCTCCTGATAAGTGGACCTGATGAAGAATTCTGAATTCAAGCACCGAGCAGtctaaaaagcataaaaacaaattaacatAAATCTTAATGTATGATAAACAGAATTTGCGCAAAGATAAGCTCGGTAACCAGGGATCACGCGGTAAGGAATCATGGCGGAGTTTAACTTGTGGAAAGACTTTTCGCGGTTTGAGGATAAATCTTATGATACCACCATAAAATGGAATCCAGTGAATTGTTGACATTTGTAATATTTCAGTCTGCGACATGAGCATTGCAAACATTTAATCAAATGGtgaattgaaatgaaatgacaGCGAATTGAATTTAAATACATCGGACCTTCATGCACTGCTACTCAACAATTGAAAGAAGtgcacaaatttattttttgcctaTCTTCAATAATAAAGAGCTGCAAAAGCATTTCATatacaaattgcaaaacgttcagGAGTGAATTACAACTGTTTGTAACTTTGTGTAGCATAAGACTTTTAGAACACTTCATAGTCATACAATCTAAATTGTTTTGTCAAGTTTTGTGCAAATTCATACAACGTGCTATACAGGTAACTAGACAGTGAAGTTGAGGGAGTTTTTGGGTGTGTTACGGAAGCCCTATGCTACACATAAAGTAAACCAAATTTACTTCTTGAACAATTTGGCAAACATGTTTGTAAATGGTAAAACTGACTCAATTACATCATACACATTGCGAATTGCAAAAAGGATTGAGCGGCAAACAACTCAGAAACGTCCAAGTTTGTCAATTTGTTGTGTTGTAATGTAACATGCTTAAGCTGTACTATTCCATAATATTTAGAACTATCTTGCAAAACCCTTGATCGCCGAACCA comes from the Clavelina lepadiformis chromosome 5, kaClaLepa1.1, whole genome shotgun sequence genome and includes:
- the LOC143460798 gene encoding alpha-aminoadipic semialdehyde synthase, mitochondrial-like — its product is MFKFHHLNLNVNKMHKINQCLRARSLSSGTKPVIAIRREDNVVWERRAPLAPSHVRKLVQDGVKVLVQPANKRAFPVQEYAAVGAVVEENLNEASVILGVKQVPIESLIPDKTYIFFSHTIKAQDENMAMLDAVLERNIRLIDYEKMEQDNGRRVVAFGQYAGYAGMIDIFHGMGVRLLALGHHTPFMHIGIAHNYRTSGQAIQAVRDAGYEISLGRMPQSIGPLTFVFTGTGNVSQGAQEVFRELPHQYVEPHDLKNVAVHGDTSMVYGCVVDMHHHLRRKTDGGFDLQEYFNRPQLYESVFAKEIAPYASCITNGIFWRPNDPRLLTTDDAEFLQQAVNSPKISPLVRGSGLDSLGCPRLPQRLIAIGDVSADPGGSIEFMTDCTSIDAPFDIYDASKKETTHGVKGPGILMCSVDNLPAQLPREATQFFGDQLFPYMNDIVQNDAKSSFENIGNNISPVVKNAIIASNGKLTPKYEYIQEMRRKRTQEGAMWRTSTENHKVLVLGAGFVSEPLIDYLTKHNDTAVTVVSSQPHEVKRLLRKYKHTSPIHLDVKNEQARLEELIKGHDLVVSLLPYTLHPDVASLCIAHKKNMVTASYVSPAMKKLHDSALDAGISVVMEVGLDPGLDHMLAMECFDDITARGGEISSFISWCGGLPAPEASDNPLRYKFSWSPMGVLMVTLAPSKYLMNGQIVEMEEGGDNYRKGCLPISFMPGFNLEGLPNRDSTSYKDAYGLKDAHTVFRGTLRYKGYADAIIGLQNLGIVSLQPSPVLAEGIPSLSWKQFISKTLDADEDISAEDLRDLVFNTVEQKESRLAVIEGLGLLSDASVHAGCETPMEALAHHLLSKLTFGEGERDVIIMRHEVEAIFKNGKTEQHSVDLVEYGIPNGYTAMAKTVGYPCAIAARMLLLGKIQDKGMITPLKKQIYQPLLKELRRLGIQSKTNVVSQ
- the LOC143460800 gene encoding DNA/RNA-binding protein KIN17-like gives rise to the protein MGKEKAGFLTPKAISNRIKCKGLQKLRWYCQMCQKQCRDENGFKCHCMSESHQRQLLIAGENPRAFNDFFSNEFRNEFLNLLKRRFGTKRVHNNVVYNEYISFKEHIHMNSTKWLTLTQFTKWLGREGYCKVDETEKGWFIQYIDRDPLTLQRQKELEKQKAKEKDDDERQARAIEDMVKRGQEAGCSNDSQPEFTELKRDGDEKVAFNMQASTLSGEKSTKVTLTKTPDLLGKRKQPSTTQKQTKKKSALDEIMAAEEKKKKVSLRTENWLHAGIVVKVITKRLGEKYFKKKGVIKEVIDKFTAVVKMIESGEKLKLDQMHVETVLPAIGRKVTIVNGGYRGNTATMEAVDTKSFSATVKICAGPLDGRLVEQIKYEDISKKYEPT